The Candidatus Hinthialibacter antarcticus genome contains a region encoding:
- a CDS encoding prepilin-type N-terminal cleavage/methylation domain-containing protein yields MKRGFTLIELLIVVAIIGILAAIAVPNFLNAQTRAKLARVQGDFKAYGTAIEMYTMDWNAAPWDFYAPSGDHGWASSFSRLTTPTGYMNQIMPDVFQALDVIESLSDSHFVGNKLSYDYATIYFNGGVGSPSAIWKDLFGHSLWRITSAGPDQALINVPGRNWLAPPYHSSNGLVSAGDMAYSQQSFLDK; encoded by the coding sequence ATGAAGCGTGGATTTACGTTAATCGAATTGTTAATCGTGGTAGCGATCATCGGCATTCTGGCGGCGATTGCTGTGCCCAATTTTCTCAATGCTCAAACCCGCGCTAAACTCGCCCGCGTCCAAGGCGATTTTAAAGCCTATGGAACCGCCATCGAAATGTACACGATGGATTGGAACGCTGCGCCGTGGGATTTCTACGCGCCGTCGGGCGATCACGGCTGGGCGTCATCGTTTTCGCGATTGACCACGCCAACGGGGTACATGAACCAGATCATGCCGGACGTATTCCAGGCGCTGGACGTGATCGAATCGTTGTCTGATTCGCACTTTGTCGGCAACAAGTTGTCGTATGATTACGCGACCATCTATTTCAACGGCGGGGTGGGTAGCCCCAGCGCAATTTGGAAAGACCTGTTTGGACATTCGCTTTGGCGTATCACCAGCGCCGGGCCTGACCAAGCGCTCATCAATGTTCCAGGACGTAACTGGCTGGCGCCGCCGTATCACTCGTCAAACGGTCTGGTTTCAGCAGGCGACATGGCTTACTCGCAGCAAAGTTTTCTCGACAAGTAA
- a CDS encoding PQQ-binding-like beta-propeller repeat protein yields MKFWPFGAMSVVMMLASFNVAHAIDMDYGPYVIFRTPSSVDVYWQSAAPCASELQLSLDDAAIETISISQPTLAHQVRIENLKPGKTYDYKIVLHGETDNPVFEFNFENSLNYSVYPIDDLAHDVPVQFERAETAAQAKDILALSGVDRGYCLVYGMTNGALAYQLAKQSQVMIIGVDDDSARIQSIREQLVKTGVYGSRISIVETESLGVLPMTSRYANLIVSERMLEEDDNTASLSELLRVLRPFGGAAVVPKESKIAADLQQVRLSDEVRVLNNDEWVVLKKSAQPGAGSWTHQYANPGNTSNGNDSLEGARGVGEMSMQWIGRPGADFGIDRNPRMPAPLSINGRLFHQGMNRFAAIDSYNGSILWSIEIPHMRRVNVPRDSSNWCADADSVFVVVNDLTWRLRASDGALRQTYSMPKASVDEEHDWGFLANDGGVLFGTSVIQGSQYGDYWGNSSWYDSVEGVGAGKVCGERFFARSVEDGSLLWEYPGGKIIHTSISIGDGTVYFVESRFAPLKGSKNSRIESEDLWKEQFLVALDAKTGAVKWQRPLDTEDGLAVFFMLYHEGSLYINSSKSGTYYLYGFDANNGEQRWANQHEWPSDNHGGHMQHPVIAGGQMYQEPRGYDLKTGQLTVTNMGRHSGCATYAGAKDAFVYRGDGGQISMWNRESGDVSSWLNLRPSCWLSVIPSDGLVLAPEGGGGCSCGAWLETSLGFIPNISLKSE; encoded by the coding sequence ATGAAATTTTGGCCTTTTGGGGCGATGAGCGTCGTGATGATGCTCGCGTCTTTCAATGTAGCACACGCCATTGATATGGATTACGGCCCTTATGTGATTTTCCGAACGCCGTCGAGCGTTGACGTGTATTGGCAAAGCGCGGCGCCCTGCGCGTCGGAGTTGCAACTTTCGCTTGACGATGCGGCGATTGAAACCATTTCAATCTCACAACCAACGCTCGCGCATCAGGTTCGCATCGAAAATTTAAAGCCGGGCAAGACCTACGATTATAAAATCGTATTGCATGGGGAAACCGACAACCCCGTGTTTGAATTCAATTTTGAAAATTCACTCAATTACTCGGTCTATCCAATTGACGATCTGGCGCATGACGTCCCGGTGCAATTTGAACGCGCCGAAACTGCCGCGCAAGCAAAAGATATCCTCGCGCTGTCAGGCGTGGACCGGGGTTATTGTCTAGTCTATGGAATGACCAACGGCGCCTTGGCGTATCAGCTCGCTAAACAAAGCCAGGTGATGATTATTGGCGTTGATGATGACAGCGCGCGCATTCAATCTATCCGCGAACAATTGGTGAAGACCGGCGTCTATGGTTCACGCATTTCAATTGTCGAAACCGAGTCGCTGGGCGTCTTGCCGATGACTTCGCGTTACGCGAATTTGATTGTCTCCGAGCGGATGTTGGAGGAAGACGATAACACCGCTTCGCTCAGTGAGCTGCTGCGAGTGTTGCGCCCCTTCGGCGGCGCGGCGGTGGTTCCTAAAGAATCAAAGATCGCAGCCGATTTGCAGCAGGTGCGGCTGAGCGATGAAGTACGAGTATTGAACAATGATGAATGGGTCGTGTTGAAAAAAAGCGCACAGCCGGGCGCAGGTTCTTGGACCCATCAATACGCCAACCCCGGCAATACCTCAAATGGAAACGATTCGCTCGAAGGCGCTAGAGGCGTCGGCGAAATGTCAATGCAGTGGATTGGCCGACCCGGCGCCGATTTTGGCATTGACCGCAATCCGCGAATGCCCGCGCCGTTGTCTATCAACGGGCGCCTGTTTCATCAGGGCATGAACCGCTTCGCCGCGATTGATTCATACAATGGCTCCATTCTCTGGTCGATAGAGATTCCCCACATGCGGCGGGTGAACGTGCCGCGCGACTCGTCGAACTGGTGCGCGGACGCCGACAGCGTCTTTGTAGTGGTGAATGATTTGACGTGGCGGTTGCGCGCAAGCGACGGCGCGTTACGACAAACTTATTCCATGCCCAAAGCGTCAGTCGATGAAGAACACGATTGGGGGTTTTTAGCCAATGACGGCGGCGTGTTGTTCGGCACCTCCGTCATTCAAGGATCACAGTACGGCGATTATTGGGGCAACTCCAGCTGGTATGACAGCGTTGAAGGCGTCGGCGCCGGCAAGGTATGCGGCGAGCGCTTTTTTGCGCGCTCGGTCGAAGACGGCTCGTTGTTGTGGGAATACCCTGGCGGAAAAATCATCCATACTTCCATCTCGATTGGCGACGGGACGGTTTACTTCGTCGAGTCCCGCTTCGCTCCATTGAAGGGTTCCAAAAATAGCCGCATCGAATCAGAAGACTTATGGAAAGAACAATTCCTGGTTGCGCTCGACGCCAAAACGGGCGCCGTGAAATGGCAGCGCCCGCTGGATACCGAAGACGGGCTGGCGGTGTTCTTCATGCTCTATCACGAGGGATCGCTTTACATCAATTCATCCAAATCAGGAACCTATTATCTCTACGGTTTTGACGCGAACAATGGCGAACAACGCTGGGCCAATCAACATGAATGGCCCTCAGACAATCATGGCGGTCACATGCAGCACCCCGTAATCGCGGGAGGACAGATGTATCAGGAACCGCGCGGCTATGACCTGAAAACAGGACAATTGACCGTGACCAATATGGGGCGCCACAGCGGCTGCGCGACTTATGCGGGCGCCAAAGACGCTTTCGTCTATCGCGGCGACGGCGGGCAAATCTCGATGTGGAACCGCGAAAGCGGAGACGTCAGCAGTTGGCTCAATCTTCGCCCCAGTTGTTGGCTGAGCGTGATCCCCTCTGACGGGCTGGTGCTGGCGCCGGAAGGCGGCGGCGGTTGCAGTTGCGGCGCCTGGCTCGAAACGTCACTTGGTTTTATCCCCAACATTTCATTGAAAAGCGAGTGA
- a CDS encoding DUF1549 domain-containing protein, translating into MGKHFLLLIVFAFLGLTAFGQGEATLPAPFDGAVSFSEQIQPILSSRCLECHGAQLKMGNYSMLSREALIAGGDEGAAVVVGDSANSRLIKLVAGLEPGLQMPMSGDPLSQEDIALLRAWIDQGAEWDESIVMGAEKKLGIEPRRPALATDADSLLKNPIDNLLAGYYQKNKVDYQTVVDDRRYIRRTYLDLIGVLPSGEAVEAFAADGSQDKRAKLVDEVLSNRSAYAQHWLTFWNDLLRNEYRGTGFIDGGREQITEWLLQSLEENKPYDQFVAELIDPVTGSRGFLKGIVWRGVVNASQTPEMQAAQNVAQVFMGTNLKCASCHDSFINQWKLADSYGLAAVFTEKPLELVRCDSPTGKFAEVHFLYPELGAIDAGAPVDQRRAQLAKIMTNDDNGRLTRTIVNRIWARFMGRGIIEPVDDMEAAPWSQEVLDWLAADLSDNGYDLHRTMKTILTSRAYQLPAVDYDANDPNYVFQGPLVRRMSAEQFVDALSVLTGYDLLPPDNFFRSDGRGQGGQAPDEDVHRMLRFSSPRIESGSVEIDVDISGASMVQLVSVDNHEGGLPVQVDWIDARLIGPEGELPLSELQWSKAVAADAKPPVVGQNPSTSKTHLRTHSHSTIAYAVPPGYFRLKARVEVVEWPVVDEFMRFQTQFFVLGDSKPLRSSLVVAGPLQKALGRPNREQVTTQRNSLTTTLQALEISNGETLAKMLQHGARQWNQGSEAEIINGVFAHALGRKPTQQELSLASTIFDQDDREQSLQDLLWIVAMLPEFQLIY; encoded by the coding sequence ATGGGGAAACATTTTCTATTACTTATTGTATTCGCTTTTTTGGGCCTGACGGCGTTTGGGCAAGGTGAAGCAACTCTGCCTGCGCCTTTTGACGGCGCCGTTTCATTTTCAGAGCAAATCCAACCTATATTGTCGTCGCGGTGCCTTGAGTGTCATGGCGCACAATTAAAAATGGGGAACTATTCGATGCTGAGTCGTGAGGCGCTTATCGCTGGCGGCGATGAAGGCGCGGCGGTGGTTGTCGGTGATAGCGCGAACAGCCGCCTGATCAAACTGGTCGCTGGTCTTGAACCGGGGCTGCAGATGCCGATGAGCGGCGACCCGCTTTCGCAAGAAGACATTGCGTTGCTGCGCGCCTGGATCGACCAGGGAGCCGAATGGGACGAAAGCATCGTGATGGGCGCAGAAAAAAAACTCGGCATTGAACCGCGCCGACCAGCGCTGGCGACGGATGCTGATTCGCTGCTGAAAAATCCCATCGACAATTTACTCGCCGGATATTATCAGAAAAACAAAGTCGATTATCAAACGGTGGTAGATGACCGCCGATACATTCGCCGGACGTATCTCGACTTGATTGGGGTTCTGCCGTCTGGTGAAGCAGTCGAGGCGTTCGCCGCTGATGGTTCGCAAGACAAGCGGGCGAAGTTGGTCGATGAGGTTTTGAGCAACCGCAGCGCTTACGCCCAACATTGGCTGACATTCTGGAACGATCTGCTGCGCAATGAATATCGCGGCACGGGTTTCATCGACGGCGGACGCGAACAAATTACCGAATGGCTATTGCAATCGCTGGAAGAAAACAAACCCTACGATCAATTCGTCGCGGAACTCATTGACCCGGTCACGGGTTCGCGCGGTTTTCTCAAAGGCATCGTTTGGCGCGGCGTGGTCAACGCCAGCCAGACGCCGGAAATGCAGGCCGCGCAAAACGTCGCCCAAGTGTTTATGGGGACCAACCTCAAGTGCGCCTCATGCCACGATAGTTTCATCAATCAATGGAAGTTGGCTGATTCGTACGGCCTGGCGGCGGTGTTTACCGAGAAGCCGTTAGAACTGGTGCGGTGCGATTCGCCGACAGGCAAATTCGCCGAGGTGCATTTTTTGTATCCAGAACTTGGCGCGATTGATGCCGGGGCCCCCGTCGATCAACGCCGCGCTCAACTCGCAAAGATCATGACAAACGATGACAACGGACGCCTGACGCGTACCATCGTCAATCGTATCTGGGCGCGGTTTATGGGGCGAGGAATCATTGAACCCGTCGATGATATGGAAGCGGCGCCCTGGAGCCAGGAGGTTTTAGACTGGCTGGCGGCTGACCTCTCCGACAATGGGTACGATCTGCATCGTACCATGAAAACCATACTGACCTCGCGCGCTTATCAGCTGCCTGCGGTCGATTATGACGCCAATGATCCAAACTATGTGTTTCAAGGCCCGCTGGTGCGCCGCATGTCGGCGGAGCAGTTCGTTGATGCGCTGTCGGTGTTGACCGGGTATGATTTATTGCCGCCGGACAACTTCTTTCGCAGCGACGGTCGCGGGCAGGGCGGACAGGCGCCGGACGAAGACGTTCACCGCATGTTGCGCTTCTCAAGCCCGCGTATTGAATCCGGCTCGGTTGAGATAGACGTCGATATCAGCGGCGCGTCGATGGTTCAACTGGTTTCGGTGGATAACCACGAAGGCGGCTTGCCCGTCCAAGTCGATTGGATTGACGCTCGCTTGATCGGCCCGGAAGGCGAACTGCCGCTGAGCGAGTTGCAATGGTCGAAAGCCGTCGCCGCTGACGCGAAGCCTCCCGTGGTTGGACAAAACCCAAGCACGTCGAAAACGCATCTGCGTACGCATAGCCATTCCACGATTGCCTATGCGGTCCCGCCAGGGTATTTTCGGCTCAAGGCGCGTGTCGAGGTGGTCGAGTGGCCGGTTGTGGATGAGTTTATGCGATTTCAAACGCAATTTTTCGTCTTAGGCGACTCGAAGCCGCTGCGTAGTTCGCTGGTTGTCGCTGGCCCGCTGCAAAAAGCGCTGGGGCGCCCCAACCGCGAGCAGGTGACCACGCAACGCAATTCATTGACCACTACGCTGCAAGCGCTGGAGATCAGCAACGGCGAGACGCTGGCGAAGATGTTGCAACACGGCGCCCGCCAATGGAACCAGGGCAGCGAAGCGGAAATCATCAACGGCGTCTTCGCCCACGCATTAGGCCGCAAGCCGACCCAACAGGAACTCTCCCTGGCGTCAACCATTTTCGACCAAGACGACCGCGAGCAATCACTGCAAGACCTGTTATGGATCGTCGCCATGCTGCCAGAATTTCAACTCATTTATTGA
- a CDS encoding sialidase family protein has protein sequence MNRFLLLLMVCMGSIVVTANSVDALMGPLDNVIQFSPASTKNYLGSPSLLRLPNGDILASMDLFGEHAPRSENEEHDIGLIFRSSDDGASWDYVTEIQGTYWANLFLHRGAIYLLGTSEQNGHIVIRRSDDNGETWTQPVDSEHGLLFPSGEGRAAPNYHCAPMPVLEHNGRLYRAFEDNVTSQGAAGLHSLVISAPVDADLLNASSWTMSNKLKYNQNTDPPAFGQKSEDHNRNDAGWLEGNIVLAPDGRLVNILRCNSMPVVDKAAMLNVSQDGKIESFDPKTGFFDFPGGMTKFAIRYDDKTQRYWTLANGNTNPKNAQQRNRLAAYSSSDLRRWKFHEALLEDLDDFDKIGNDSKVGFQYVDFRFDGDDIIFMSRTAYKGAHNYHDANFMTFHRISDFRTRYK, from the coding sequence ATGAATCGGTTCTTATTATTGCTCATGGTCTGTATGGGGAGCATCGTCGTCACCGCGAATTCTGTGGACGCTCTAATGGGCCCGCTTGATAATGTAATCCAATTTTCCCCCGCGAGCACAAAAAATTATTTAGGCAGTCCATCGCTTTTGCGCCTGCCCAACGGCGACATTCTCGCCAGCATGGACCTCTTCGGTGAACATGCGCCCCGCTCTGAAAATGAAGAGCATGACATCGGCTTGATTTTCCGCTCAAGCGACGACGGCGCCTCGTGGGACTACGTTACTGAAATTCAGGGCACGTACTGGGCGAACCTGTTTTTGCATCGCGGCGCAATTTATTTATTAGGAACCTCTGAACAAAACGGGCATATTGTGATTCGCCGCAGCGACGACAACGGAGAAACCTGGACGCAACCGGTGGATTCTGAGCACGGCTTGTTGTTCCCAAGCGGCGAAGGCCGCGCTGCGCCCAATTACCATTGCGCCCCGATGCCAGTGCTTGAACATAACGGGCGCCTGTATCGGGCCTTCGAAGACAACGTCACGAGCCAAGGCGCGGCGGGATTACACTCGCTGGTGATTTCCGCCCCGGTTGACGCGGATTTGCTCAACGCCTCCTCATGGACGATGAGCAATAAACTTAAATACAATCAGAACACCGACCCGCCCGCATTCGGTCAGAAATCCGAAGACCATAACAGAAACGACGCCGGATGGCTGGAAGGCAACATCGTGCTCGCGCCGGACGGGAGATTGGTCAACATCTTGCGCTGCAATTCTATGCCCGTGGTTGACAAAGCGGCAATGTTGAACGTCAGCCAAGACGGTAAGATCGAGTCGTTTGATCCCAAGACGGGCTTTTTTGACTTCCCCGGCGGGATGACCAAGTTCGCTATCCGTTATGACGATAAGACCCAACGCTACTGGACGCTGGCGAACGGCAACACCAATCCGAAAAACGCTCAGCAGCGCAATCGACTGGCGGCGTATTCCTCGAGCGATTTAAGACGCTGGAAATTCCACGAGGCCTTACTGGAGGATTTGGACGACTTCGATAAAATTGGCAATGACTCTAAGGTCGGATTTCAATACGTCGATTTCCGGTTCGATGGGGACGACATTATCTTTATGTCGCGTACGGCTTACAAAGGCGCACACAACTATCACGACGCAAACTTTATGACGTTTCACCGCATCTCTGATTTTCGCACACGGTATAAGTGA
- a CDS encoding PQQ-binding-like beta-propeller repeat protein — protein MRILLLTLVLSISAFSATADDWTTYQHDNRRSGVSLDQVKWPLELAWNYSAPTPPQTAWPAPARWDAYAKINDLKSMRDFDPVFYVIAVNGSLYFSTSVEDCVVSSDAETGEINWRYFTNAPVRFAPTWNNGKLYFGSDDGFAYCVDATNGELVWKFHPAPDGRLIPSNGKMISPWPIRTGVLVQDGLAYFGASLVPWGESYLCAVDAESGEIKQAGTYNHTLRGVTFQGAILASDSNLYISQGRQHPLTFNRQTGGQIGGFGEGGNGGVFAILTPESTFIHGRGKRKSGDTEFRGFDPNTRDQIATFPNATCMIVFENMAYLHAQGKLVAFDRFRHIALEKKRIELDAQKEQLNERIKKLGKQTVSDEKAALMEQVKDTNRALEEVAKQKLECVVWQTESNHPHTLIMAGDTLFAGGDGEAAAFNRIDGSRLGSVEVEGAAQGLAVYDGKLYVSTDAGSVYSFRSPVLETAP, from the coding sequence ATGCGGATATTATTACTGACACTTGTACTCTCGATAAGCGCATTCAGCGCGACCGCTGATGATTGGACGACCTACCAACATGACAATCGGCGCAGCGGCGTCAGTCTCGATCAAGTTAAATGGCCGCTCGAGCTGGCCTGGAATTACTCGGCGCCCACGCCGCCGCAAACCGCCTGGCCTGCGCCCGCGCGTTGGGACGCCTACGCCAAAATCAATGACCTGAAATCCATGCGTGATTTTGACCCGGTGTTTTACGTCATCGCGGTGAATGGATCGCTTTATTTCAGCACTTCTGTTGAAGATTGCGTGGTCTCCAGCGATGCCGAAACCGGCGAAATCAATTGGCGCTATTTTACCAATGCGCCTGTCCGTTTTGCGCCGACATGGAACAATGGCAAACTCTATTTTGGTTCGGATGACGGCTTCGCCTACTGCGTTGATGCAACAAACGGTGAGCTGGTTTGGAAATTTCACCCTGCGCCTGACGGGCGGCTGATCCCCAGTAATGGCAAGATGATTTCTCCCTGGCCGATTCGCACTGGCGTATTGGTGCAAGACGGCCTCGCGTATTTCGGCGCGTCGCTGGTCCCGTGGGGCGAATCATACTTATGCGCGGTCGACGCCGAAAGCGGAGAAATCAAACAGGCGGGAACCTATAACCATACCCTGCGCGGCGTGACCTTTCAGGGCGCGATTCTCGCGTCAGATTCAAACCTGTATATTTCACAGGGGCGCCAGCATCCGCTTACTTTCAATCGTCAGACGGGCGGACAGATCGGCGGGTTCGGCGAAGGCGGCAACGGCGGCGTGTTCGCTATCCTCACGCCGGAATCGACCTTCATCCACGGACGCGGCAAGCGCAAAAGCGGCGATACCGAATTTCGTGGATTCGATCCTAACACCCGCGATCAGATCGCGACCTTTCCTAACGCCACCTGCATGATTGTGTTTGAGAACATGGCGTATCTTCACGCCCAAGGCAAATTGGTTGCGTTCGACCGCTTTCGTCATATTGCGTTAGAAAAAAAACGTATTGAGTTGGATGCCCAAAAAGAGCAACTCAACGAGCGCATCAAGAAATTAGGCAAGCAAACCGTCAGCGACGAAAAAGCCGCGCTGATGGAACAAGTGAAAGATACCAACCGCGCGTTGGAAGAGGTCGCAAAACAAAAGTTAGAATGCGTGGTCTGGCAGACGGAATCAAACCACCCCCACACGCTTATCATGGCGGGCGACACATTGTTTGCAGGCGGCGACGGCGAGGCGGCGGCGTTTAACCGGATCGATGGTTCACGTCTGGGCAGCGTCGAAGTAGAAGGCGCCGCGCAGGGATTGGCGGTGTATGACGGCAAACTGTACGTAAGCACTGACGCAGGCAGCGTGTATTCGTTCCGCAGCCCGGTTCTCGAAACCGCGCCATGA